The segment GCCGAGCAACTCGAGCTCCCGCGCGGCACGCGGCGTCAGCCCGTCACCGCAGACCTTCTCCCGTGGGAAGGACGTCTTCTCCAACAGCAGCACATCGAGTCCTGCGAGCGCGAGGTAATAGGCTGCCGTCGAACCTGCCGGGCCGGCCCCTACGATGATGACGTCGGCGCTGTTGCTTGCCTGTGCAGCCACTAGGCGTTCTCCGCAGGCTTGACCGCGTGATGGAGCGCGACGATTCCGCCGGACAGGTTCCTGAACTTCGCGTTGTTCCAGCCTGCGGCTGTGAGCCGCCGGGCCAGCGCCTCCTGGTCCGGCCAGTCCCTGATCGACTCGGCGAGGTACACATAAGCGTCCGGGTTCGAGCTGACCGTGCGGGCAACGGCGGGCAGCGCGCGCATCAGGTATTCAAGATAGACGACCCGGAATGGGGCGAATGTCGGGGTCGAGAACTCGCAGATCACCAGCCGGCCGCAGGGTTTGGTGACACGGAGCATTTCGGTGAGCGCCTTCTTCGTGTCTGCGATGTTCCGCAGGCCGAAAGAGATGGTGACTGCGTCGAAAGTGTCGTCGTCAAAAGGCAGGTCTGTCGCGTCGGCATACCGGAAGTCGATGTCCGGCCGACGGCGCCTGCCCTGCGCCAGCATGCCCTGGGAGATGTCGCCGGCGACCACGTCCGCACCGAGGTCTGCGAACGGCTCGCTGGACGTACCCGTGCCCGCGGCAAGATCGAGAATCTTCTCACCGCGCTGCGGCGCGACGGCGCGGACGACGTCATTGCGCCAGCGACGAGCCTGGCCAAGCGACAGCACGTCATTTGTGAGGTCGTAGCGCGCGGCAACGTCGTCGAACATCAAAGCAACCTCATGCGGCTGCTTATCCAGATGGGCACGGTTCATGGGATCTATCGTCTCAGTTGGAACCGGTGGCCGCGAATCGGGCCTGATCTCTGCGCGGACTAGGCTTATGTTTCTTATGACTGTCTCTGCTTCTGCGCCGTCCGCCACATTGCGGGCACATTCCTACTTCGTCGATGGCCTTGCCCAGCACTCCGATTCACCGCTTGGCAGCGAGTTGCCGACCACCCCGGCTGACTTTCTCTCGCGCTTGGCCACCTCCGGGATCACCGCCTGGGTCCGTGGGCATTCCGGCCTGGTCGGCTGGGGCGAATGCACCCGGATCGAGACAGCCGGACCGGACCGATTTGCCGCTGCCGACGCTGCCTGGCGCCAGCTCGTTGCCGCGGGTTCGGTCAGGGATGAGGTCAGATTGCCGGGCAGCGGAGCCATTGCCTTCGGCAGTTTCACCTTCGCCGACGATTCGGAACAATCGTCGGTTCTGATCGTTCCGCGCCTCCTGCTCGGTCGATACCAGGGCCGGGTCTGGCTCACCGTCATGTCGCTGACCACCGATGAGGCCGCCGCGACAGCGAATCCGCTCAATTCGCATCGGCCGCTGAGCCAGCACAACCCGCTTCGCAAACCGGAAGCCGTCACAGTGCGCACCGGCAGCCTGGACGAGGCCGGTTGGCAGGACGCCGTCGTCCGGGTTGTCGAACGGCTGCGTGCCGGTGACGCCGAGAAGGCGGTGCTGGCGCGCGACGTGTTCGCCCGGGCCGCGGAACCCATCGATGTCCGTTACGTTCTGGGCGTGCTCAACGCGACCTATCCGTCCTGCTGGACTTTTCACATCGACGGGCTGCTGGGCGCCACGCCCGAATTGCTGATCAGCTCGCACCGTGGCGAGGTTCGGTCGCGGGTGCTGGCGGGAACGTACCGGACCACCGGAGATCGCGACGCGGACGTCGATGCCGCCCGGGTGGTGTTGTCCGCGCACAAAGACAGCTCGGAGCACCGCTACGCCATCGATTCACTTACCGCCGCCCTGCGGCCGCTGTGCTCGACTCTTGACGTCGATCCGGAACCGTTCATGCTCGAACTCGCCAATGTGATTCACCTGGCCAGCGACGCGCATGGCGAATTGACACAGGATGCCGACGGTAGCCGGCCGTCGTCGCTTGCAGTCGCTGCGACAGTGCATCCGACTGCCGCGGTTGGCGGCACGCCGACCGGGGACGCGGTACGAATCATTGCCGATGAGGAAGGCATGGACCGGGGGCGCTATTCCGGGCCGGTCGGCTGGATGGATGGCAATGGCGATGGCGAATGGGCCATCGCGTTGCGCTGCGGACAGTTCACCTCCGAAGCGCGGGACGAACTCAGACTGTTTGCGGGCTGCGGGATCGTTGCCGACTCCGAACCGGGGAGCGAACTCGAGGAGTCGACCGCGAAGCTCGCGCCGATGCTGAGCGGACTGGGCGTAGAGATGTGAGCCGCTAAGCCGCAAAAGCCGTTCAGTCCCGAAAACGATTGCCCGACCAGACAGATCGTGGCCCTGGCTGCCCGATCAGCGGTTCGGCATCACTATCGTGAGTCGCCTCTGGTCAGGTCGACTCCGTCTGCAGATTTTCCGTCGTTTTCGTCGCGCAAGGTATGTTCCTGCGCGTACGTGTCCATGGTGACCCGCAGCTCCGTCAAGAACGACTCGAATTGGCCAAGCAGTTCCATTGGATATGCACCCATCATTGCGTTCAGACGTCCCGCCAGGGGCTCGAAGAACTCATCCGCGACTCCGTGCATGCCAGGAGTGGACTGGAGCGTGACAACGCGCCTGTCTGTGTGCACCCGGGTTCGGACAATGTGGCCGCTGGCCTCGAGTCGGTTGAGCAGAGACGACGTTGCGCCGGCAGTAAGCGCGATCCTTTCACTCAAGCGCGCCGGTGACAGGGGTGTGCCGCGTTCTTCCGCAGCGAGAATCTCGAGCAGTGCGGATGCATCGGTCGAGTGCAGCCCGAGACTGGCAGCAAACCGACGGCCGAGTTCGGCATAGGTTCTTCCATACGTCCGGAGCCCCTCCATCAACCGGTCGCGCTGGTCTCGGACCTCCTTATCGTCCTCAGTGTGCATCTGCGCCCCTCTCTATGGTGTCACTTGCCAAACTATCAGACCGCAAAGTAACTTTACCATGTAACTATTTGTGCATGAAGATACTTCGGAGGTTTATGAATGTCGGGCTTATCAGTCTCTGTTCGCCGCTGGTTGGGCTTAATGGCCATCGCCCTGGGAGTTGCACTGATCGTGGTCGACACCACCATCGTGAACGTAATCACACCATCGGTGATCGAAGATATCGGGATCGACTCGAGCCAGGCACAGTGGATCCAGGAATCTTACGCGATAATCTTTGCCGCGCTGCTTTTGCTCGTTGGCCGGATCTCTGATCTCCGCGGCGCTCGGCCGGTGTTCATCTTGGGCGTCGTCATCTTTGGTGTCACGAGCCTTATCGCCGGCGCAGCGCCGAACGGCGAGGTCCTGATCCTCGGACGTTTCCTCCAGGGTTTGGGGGCGGCCCTCATCCTTCCCACATCGCTTTCGCTTCTCAACCGCATGTTCACGGGAAAGGCTCGCGGGCAGGCGTTTGCGATCTGGGGATCTACGATCGGAGCAGCCACCGCTCTCGGCCCGGTCCTCGGCGGATGGCTATCGGAGCACTCCTCGTGGCGGTGGGCATTCGGCATCAACATCCCACTCACAATCCTGATCCTGATCCTCGCCATGCTTTTCATCACCCCAACACCTCGAACGAGAGGACGTGTCGACGGCATCAGCGCGAGCCTGTCCATTCTGGGCCTCGGGCTCTTGGCCTTCGGGTTGGTCGAGGGGCGCGTCTACGGGTGGGTCACGAGCCAACGTGCCTTCGAGCTATTCGGCGGCACCTGGGACTCTGGCCTCTCGCCAGCATTCATCGCTCTCGTGCTTGCCGTGATCTTGCTGGTTGGGTTCGTCTGGCGGCAAATCATCGTCAGCCGTGGCACTGGTCGACACGAACCGCTGATGGACGTGAAGCTCTTCTCAATTGCTTCGTTCCGTAACGGAAACATCGCCACCTTGATCATCGGACTGGGCGAGTTCGGAATCATCGCCGTCATGCCGCTGTGGCTCCAGTTCACACTTGATTACACCCCGCTCCAAGCTGGTCTCGCCCTCGTGCCAATCGCAGTCGGAAGCTTCGTCGCCAGCGGAATCAGCTTCCCGCTCACCGCGAAGGTCTCGCCCCTCGGACTGGTTCGTCTCGGCCTCGCCCTCGAGGTTGTCGGCCTGGCCGGCCTCGGTATCGTCGCTGCAGCGTCCGATGCACAGTGGTGGCTCATCGCCCTGGTGCTGTTCTTCTATGGCATCGGCGTCGGCTTCGCAACCTCGCAGGTCACCAACGTGGTCCTTGCAGACGTCCCCGAGGAAGAAGGGGGTCAGAGTTCCGGCATCCAGAGCACCTTCCGTCAACTGGGCTCCGCCCTCGGAATCGCCGCACTCACCACCGTGTTTTTCTCAACTTTGAGCTCGAACCTACGGGACCGTCTGGCCAACGCCGGGCTTCCGGCGGATCAGGTAGCGAAGCTTAGTGAGGCGGTCTCCGACAGCGCCGGCGCCGTAATCGAGCCTCTCTCCAACAATCCTGCCACCGCATCCGTGGCCGACGCAGCACGAGAGGCAATGACGCAAGCACTCACTTTCGGATCGTACCTCGCCGCAGGATTCCTTGTCGTCGGTGTGATCGCCACCTTCCTCATCCCGAACACACGCAAAGCAGAGTTACAAGCTGGCTCCGAGCCGGCGGTTGCTGACGAAATGAGCACCTCCCAGCCATAGGCGCCAAGCGAATGCCCGGCCTCCACACGGTCGGGCATTCGTGGCAGAACCGTCTTTATTCTCGGCTTGGGCCCTCGACGGACAGTGCGTGGCTCGATCCGTCAAGGGATCTACGAGCAGACCCAGCTTGGTTCTCTCAGCGCCGGCGTAAGGGCGGCGCCTCCAGGGCGCAGTGCAGCTCGTGCGAGGCCGGACCCGGAGCGCCCCGGGATGGATTCCGAATTGTGATGGCTGCCAGCACGCCGCCGGCAACGCACAGACCGGCTGCGATCAGTACCGCGCTGCGGAAGCCTTCCAGCAAGGCCGAGGGATGCAGGTAAGCGTCCCCGGTGATCCCCGCCGCGACCGGGAGGACCGCCACGGCCAACAACCCTGCTGTTCGCGCCACCCCATTGTTGACTCCCGATGCGATGCCCGCGTGCTCCGCCGGAGCCGCCGCGAGCGCGGTCGAGGTCAACGGCGCCACGTTGATCGCCAGGCCGAGACCGAACACCAGGATGGCGGGCAGCACCTGGGTCAGGTAGTCCCCTGAGCCGTCGATTCGGACCAGCAGGGCCAGCCCTGCTGCGATCACGATTGGACCGAGCGACATCTGCAGCCGCGGACCGATCCGATCGGCGAGCGCTCCTGAACGTCCGGACAGAGCCAACATGATCACAGTGATTGGGAGTAAGGCCACCCCGGCAAAAAGCGGCGAATAGCCAACCGCCTGCTGCAAGACAATCGGCAGCAGGAAAAGTCCTCCGCCCAAGGCGGCGTACACGACGAAGGTCACCGCGTTAGCGGCCGAGAACTGCACGGACCGGAAGATGCCGAGCGGCAGCATCGGATTCGTCGCATGCCGCTCCCAAACCAGGAACACGACCAGCAACGCCACTCCGGCCCCGAGCGATAGCACTACAAGTGGCGAGAGCCAGCCGTCGTTCGGGCCGGAGATCAGCCCGTAAGTCACGCCGATCAGGCCGGCGGTAATGCTCAACGCACCGACGATATCCAGCCGCTGCCGGCTTCTTTGCACCGGAGGTTGCGGAACGTGGCGGATGGCGATCAGGACGGCCGCCGCGGCGAGCGGGAGGTTGATCAGGAAGATGAGCCGCCAGGATACGGCTTCTATCAGCCATCCCCCGAGGAACGGTCCGATGGCGCTGGCCACGCCTCCGAGCCCGGACCAGGCACCGATTGCCTTCGACCGATCAGCCGACACGAAGACCGACTGCAGGATCGCAAGACTGCCGGGAGTCAGCAATGCGCCACCGATCCCCTGCAAGCCGCGGGCAAAAATCAGGGTGATCGCGTTCGGGGCAAGGGCACAGGCCAACGAGGCCAGCGCAAACCAGACCGTACCGAGGATGAAGAGCCGTCGCCTGCCGTAGCGGTCGCCCAGCGTTCCGCCGAGGAGCAGTAGGCCGGCAAGGGTGAGCGTGTACGCATTCACCACCCACTGCAGGCCTGCGACGCCGACGTCGTACTCCCGGCCAATTGTCGGAAGCGCGACGTTGACCACGGTGGCGTCCAGGCCCGCCATCCCCGAGCCGAGCACTGTCGCAGTAAGCACCCATCTGCCGGGGCCGGTCGCATAGCGAATGCCCTCGCTCTCGCCAACAGCACCTTCGCCAGTCATGATTTCAGCGTAGTCGCGAATACCGTGCCAGAGCCGGGTCAGGACCGTGCTAGAGCCGGGTCAGCACTTCCAGAATGAGCGCCAGTCGCTCGCCGAGCGCCGGCAGATGTATCTGCTCATGCTCAGCATGGGCGCCCTGCCCAAGGGGCCCGAAGCCATCAAGAGTAGGGATGCCGAGACCACCGGTGAAGTTCGTGTCCGCCGCGCCGCGGGCGGGCCGCGCATCGAGCGTCTGACCGATGTCACGTCCGACATCAAGCACGAGATTGGCCAGCCGGCGGTCCTGAGCTGACTCCTGCCACGCCGGCCTGGAGGTCACGACCTCGAACGCCACTTCAGCACCGGCATTCAGCGGCGCGATCTTCGCCAGCTCACCCAGCACTCCTGACTCACTTGCCCGCTCACGGAACCGGAAACCGATCTCGGCCGTGGCGGACGCGGGTACGACGTTCGTTTTTCCGCCGCCGCTGATTGTTCCGACGTTGCAGAGCATCCCATCGTGATGCCGGTCAACCACTGCGCGCAGGGCCGTCAGTTGGTCGACAAGCTCATCGATCGCATTCACGCCCTTATCCGGGTCAAGAGCGGCGTGCGCTTCTTTGCCAGTCACCGTCACCCGAGCCCGGGTGCTCCCCCAGCGACCGAGTTTCAGGCTGCCATCCGGATGCGGCGCCTCGAATCCAAGGGCGCACACGGCCGCCTCGGCCGCCAGTTCAACGATCCGGCGCGACGTCGGCGAGCCAATCTCCTCGTCGGCATTGAACACCACGCGCAGCGGACGATGCGACGCCGCCTCACCGGAAGGCTGCCGGAAGTTCAGCACGTCCAATGCCGTCATGATCAGCGCGAGTCCGCTCTTCATGTCGTAGACCCCGGGCCCGAACAATGTATCCCCGGCACGCCTCAGCGGCATCGTCCCGGAAAGCGATCCAGCCGGATGAACCGTGTCATAGTGCCCGAGCAGCAGAATCGGCTCCAGTTCCGCTTTGGTGCCGCGACCCGGGAAGTCAGCCACCAAATGATCACCGGTGGGTTCGGATTCGCGGCGGACCTTTCCGCCGAGGCCGGTGAGGTCGGCCTCGAGCTCATCAACAAATGCGCCGATCCGACTCGGATCGCCGGTGGGCGTCTCCAAAGATACGTAGCGAGCTACCAGCGATTCCAGCTCGGCAACTTGGCCTGAAAGATCAAACGTTGCTGTCATGGTTACTCACAATCGAGAAGTTACGTATCATAAACATTAGAACTTATCAGACTCCGCACCGTTGACACCGGGAAGCATCTGCTGCTATTCATAAGATACGTTCCGAATAGTCCGGCGCATCCATGCCGTACATCGCAAGGACATCCCGGGACGACATTGTCCAAACAACCCACCCGCGGTGAGCGGAATTGGAGAATCGTGATCTCGTCCCCGGTCGGGACTCCCCTGGTCCGCCTGCTGGAATCTGCCGAAGATCTTCAGGCCGCAGCCGGTCTGTACCGTGAAGTCTTTAACTACAGCGATAGCGAAGCGGGTGTCAACCCCCGGCTGCTGAAATCCCTGCAGGAGAACGGCGGCTCGGTTGTCGGCGCAAAGGATCAGAACGGGAACGTCGTGGCATTCGCCTACGGCTTCGCGGCGATCGCCGACGGTACTGTTTTTCACTACTCGCAGGCCGCCGTTATCCGCCCCGACTATCAAGGCTTCGGCATCGGTCGGGCCCTGAAGCAGAAGCAGGCTGACGTCGCTCGGGCCACCGGCACCACCTTTATGCGCTGGGCCTTCGATCCGGCAATCGCACGGAATGCGCATTTCAACCTTGACACCCTCGGTGCGGTCGGCATCCGGTTCCGCCGGGACCTTTACGGCATCGGTGAGTCGGACCGGCTGATCGTGCAGTGGGATTTCGACTCCGCCGCCTCGGCTGCCAAGCCAGGCCTTTCCGGCACCAAGATGGGCGGTGCCGAGCGTGAGTCCATGGCGGACGAGGCTGATACCTCGCCAGCGGTCTGGGGCCGATTGACCGAGACAGCCGACCGTGCCTGGATCACCATCCCCTCCTCCATCGCGGACCTCGCCGCTTCCGACCCGGCAAGCGCTTCGACCGTGCGCTCTCGGCTGGCCGACAGCCTGGAAGCCGCACTCGGCCGCGGTTTACAGGTGGCCGGATGCCATAAGATCGGCCCCGGCACGGCGCGCTACGATCTCGTGCACCCACAGAGCCCCGCAACCACGGAGGACATCCAGTGACTGACAACCATGCAGCAAACCGCGCACTTGTCACCCCCGGCGACCGTTATGGCGCGCGAATCGCGCGTAACTCCTCCGCCGTCGCGTTGCAGGCACAGCTCATCGCCCAGGAAACCGCCAATCTGGCAGAGGCGTTCGAACATTTTGCCAATGATGGCGCCCCGGCCGCGGCAGCCGCGGCGACGGTCGCTGCCCGCCGTCGGTTTATCACTGGGGCCGGTAAATCGTTCGCCTACGCCTCCCTGCTTGCCACCGATCTCTCCGCCGGGCTCTCCCACGTCACCCTGGTCGATGGAGCAATAGTGCGCCCGCTCGACCTGCTCAGCGAATTGCGGCAGACAGATCTGCTGATCGCGTTCTCGTTCCGTCGATATCGCAGAGAGACCATCTCGGTGGCCACGGAATTCGCGCGGTCCGGCGGCACCGTCATCGCCATCACGGATGACGCTTCGGCACCGCTGGCATCGATCGCCGACCAAACGATCGTCGTGCCGACCGATAGCGCCTCCTATGCCGATTCGCCGACAACCGTCGCGGCAACCATTCACCTGCTGTCCACGCTGACCACCGCAAGCGCCAAGGGCGCCCGCCGCCGCCTGACCGAACGAGACAGAATCAGCGATGCGCTCGGCATCTACCAGGAGACATGACCATGCGAGTCGTCGAAGCCAGTCTGCACCTCGTGCGGCTGCCGCTAGTGCACCAGTTTCAGACCAGCTCTCACCGCAAGGCCCACCTCGATCACATCCTGGTCCGGTTGGTCGATGAGTCCGGCGTCGTTGGCTGGGGC is part of the Saxibacter everestensis genome and harbors:
- a CDS encoding demethylmenaquinone methyltransferase, giving the protein MNRAHLDKQPHEVALMFDDVAARYDLTNDVLSLGQARRWRNDVVRAVAPQRGEKILDLAAGTGTSSEPFADLGADVVAGDISQGMLAQGRRRRPDIDFRYADATDLPFDDDTFDAVTISFGLRNIADTKKALTEMLRVTKPCGRLVICEFSTPTFAPFRVVYLEYLMRALPAVARTVSSNPDAYVYLAESIRDWPDQEALARRLTAAGWNNAKFRNLSGGIVALHHAVKPAENA
- a CDS encoding isochorismate synthase, which codes for MTVSASAPSATLRAHSYFVDGLAQHSDSPLGSELPTTPADFLSRLATSGITAWVRGHSGLVGWGECTRIETAGPDRFAAADAAWRQLVAAGSVRDEVRLPGSGAIAFGSFTFADDSEQSSVLIVPRLLLGRYQGRVWLTVMSLTTDEAAATANPLNSHRPLSQHNPLRKPEAVTVRTGSLDEAGWQDAVVRVVERLRAGDAEKAVLARDVFARAAEPIDVRYVLGVLNATYPSCWTFHIDGLLGATPELLISSHRGEVRSRVLAGTYRTTGDRDADVDAARVVLSAHKDSSEHRYAIDSLTAALRPLCSTLDVDPEPFMLELANVIHLASDAHGELTQDADGSRPSSLAVAATVHPTAAVGGTPTGDAVRIIADEEGMDRGRYSGPVGWMDGNGDGEWAIALRCGQFTSEARDELRLFAGCGIVADSEPGSELEESTAKLAPMLSGLGVEM
- a CDS encoding MarR family winged helix-turn-helix transcriptional regulator, whose amino-acid sequence is MHTEDDKEVRDQRDRLMEGLRTYGRTYAELGRRFAASLGLHSTDASALLEILAAEERGTPLSPARLSERIALTAGATSSLLNRLEASGHIVRTRVHTDRRVVTLQSTPGMHGVADEFFEPLAGRLNAMMGAYPMELLGQFESFLTELRVTMDTYAQEHTLRDENDGKSADGVDLTRGDSR
- a CDS encoding MFS transporter, which gives rise to MSGLSVSVRRWLGLMAIALGVALIVVDTTIVNVITPSVIEDIGIDSSQAQWIQESYAIIFAALLLLVGRISDLRGARPVFILGVVIFGVTSLIAGAAPNGEVLILGRFLQGLGAALILPTSLSLLNRMFTGKARGQAFAIWGSTIGAATALGPVLGGWLSEHSSWRWAFGINIPLTILILILAMLFITPTPRTRGRVDGISASLSILGLGLLAFGLVEGRVYGWVTSQRAFELFGGTWDSGLSPAFIALVLAVILLVGFVWRQIIVSRGTGRHEPLMDVKLFSIASFRNGNIATLIIGLGEFGIIAVMPLWLQFTLDYTPLQAGLALVPIAVGSFVASGISFPLTAKVSPLGLVRLGLALEVVGLAGLGIVAAASDAQWWLIALVLFFYGIGVGFATSQVTNVVLADVPEEEGGQSSGIQSTFRQLGSALGIAALTTVFFSTLSSNLRDRLANAGLPADQVAKLSEAVSDSAGAVIEPLSNNPATASVADAAREAMTQALTFGSYLAAGFLVVGVIATFLIPNTRKAELQAGSEPAVADEMSTSQP
- a CDS encoding DHA2 family efflux MFS transporter permease subunit — translated: MTGEGAVGESEGIRYATGPGRWVLTATVLGSGMAGLDATVVNVALPTIGREYDVGVAGLQWVVNAYTLTLAGLLLLGGTLGDRYGRRRLFILGTVWFALASLACALAPNAITLIFARGLQGIGGALLTPGSLAILQSVFVSADRSKAIGAWSGLGGVASAIGPFLGGWLIEAVSWRLIFLINLPLAAAAVLIAIRHVPQPPVQRSRQRLDIVGALSITAGLIGVTYGLISGPNDGWLSPLVVLSLGAGVALLVVFLVWERHATNPMLPLGIFRSVQFSAANAVTFVVYAALGGGLFLLPIVLQQAVGYSPLFAGVALLPITVIMLALSGRSGALADRIGPRLQMSLGPIVIAAGLALLVRIDGSGDYLTQVLPAILVFGLGLAINVAPLTSTALAAAPAEHAGIASGVNNGVARTAGLLAVAVLPVAAGITGDAYLHPSALLEGFRSAVLIAAGLCVAGGVLAAITIRNPSRGAPGPASHELHCALEAPPLRRR
- a CDS encoding M20/M25/M40 family metallo-hydrolase, with the translated sequence MTATFDLSGQVAELESLVARYVSLETPTGDPSRIGAFVDELEADLTGLGGKVRRESEPTGDHLVADFPGRGTKAELEPILLLGHYDTVHPAGSLSGTMPLRRAGDTLFGPGVYDMKSGLALIMTALDVLNFRQPSGEAASHRPLRVVFNADEEIGSPTSRRIVELAAEAAVCALGFEAPHPDGSLKLGRWGSTRARVTVTGKEAHAALDPDKGVNAIDELVDQLTALRAVVDRHHDGMLCNVGTISGGGKTNVVPASATAEIGFRFRERASESGVLGELAKIAPLNAGAEVAFEVVTSRPAWQESAQDRRLANLVLDVGRDIGQTLDARPARGAADTNFTGGLGIPTLDGFGPLGQGAHAEHEQIHLPALGERLALILEVLTRL
- a CDS encoding GNAT family N-acetyltransferase — encoded protein: MISSPVGTPLVRLLESAEDLQAAAGLYREVFNYSDSEAGVNPRLLKSLQENGGSVVGAKDQNGNVVAFAYGFAAIADGTVFHYSQAAVIRPDYQGFGIGRALKQKQADVARATGTTFMRWAFDPAIARNAHFNLDTLGAVGIRFRRDLYGIGESDRLIVQWDFDSAASAAKPGLSGTKMGGAERESMADEADTSPAVWGRLTETADRAWITIPSSIADLAASDPASASTVRSRLADSLEAALGRGLQVAGCHKIGPGTARYDLVHPQSPATTEDIQ
- a CDS encoding MurR/RpiR family transcriptional regulator; its protein translation is MTDNHAANRALVTPGDRYGARIARNSSAVALQAQLIAQETANLAEAFEHFANDGAPAAAAAATVAARRRFITGAGKSFAYASLLATDLSAGLSHVTLVDGAIVRPLDLLSELRQTDLLIAFSFRRYRRETISVATEFARSGGTVIAITDDASAPLASIADQTIVVPTDSASYADSPTTVAATIHLLSTLTTASAKGARRRLTERDRISDALGIYQET